A stretch of DNA from Flavobacteriales bacterium:
AGTTTCCATTTCATAATTGCAAATACGATGATCCCCAAATCGGAAATTCCGAAGCTTTTCATTTATGTCTGCATCATAAGTGGGAATACGTAAAACTCTGCCCTGCGGACCATAAAATCCATTGGAAGTGGCCGTAATCCCTGGAATCATATCTGCCGACATTTTACCAAAAAGACTCGACGAACCTTTAACAAAATAGGGAGGATTTAGTCGGGACGACCATCCCGTATGATCGATGAAATGTTGTTCCAGATCAATTTCTTCCTGCTCCTGTTTATAATCGTAAAAGCCAAGAACACCATCAAAACCGACGGAATGAGTGGAGATAACAGCGCTGTCAACCGGAATATCCTCCTGAAGCGAGCCCGATGTTCCCAAACGCACGATGTTTAAAGAACGGAGCTCCTTTTTTATGGTTCTGGATTTTAAATCGATATTCACCAGAGCATCCAATTCATTCAGCACAATATCAATGTTGTCGGTTCCAATTCCCGTACTTAAAGCTGTAATTCGTTTGCCATTGTATTCACCCGTGTGGGTGACAAATTCCCGGTTTTCTACTTTGCATTCAATTTTGCTGAAGTGCCTGGAAATTTGTGCAACCCGGTTCTGATCTCCAACAACAATAATATCGTTGGCTAATTGTTCGGGTAAAAGATTTAGGTGATAAATAGCACCGGCAGGAGTAACAATTAATTCAGATTCCTCAATGGGACGTTCCGATTCTTTCCGAGCTCCGTAATGCATGATTATTTATTATCCAAACTACCAAATACCGTTTTTAAAATGTCGCTTACACGAGCC
This window harbors:
- a CDS encoding nucleoside phosphorylase, producing the protein MHYGARKESERPIEESELIVTPAGAIYHLNLLPEQLANDIIVVGDQNRVAQISRHFSKIECKVENREFVTHTGEYNGKRITALSTGIGTDNIDIVLNELDALVNIDLKSRTIKKELRSLNIVRLGTSGSLQEDIPVDSAVISTHSVGFDGVLGFYDYKQEQEEIDLEQHFIDHTGWSSRLNPPYFVKGSSSLFGKMSADMIPGITATSNGFYGPQGRVLRIPTYDADINEKLRNFRFGDHRICNYEMETSALYGLSALLGHQAITVCAIIANRYKREYSKDYHKTIDRLIETVLNRI